One stretch of Chitinophaga pendula DNA includes these proteins:
- a CDS encoding lytic transglycosylase domain-containing protein: MRKIFLLVLLPALGIGSVNAATGNSNPKGIPTSPRQEMSDTSILVHKVKLPKDTTVRASATSIAVKKAAESLPSSIRSAKVYEQINNNIVAGYVSNYATRYSQHLQLMVSRGEPYFVMIEKIFREHGIPEEMKYLAVIESSFNTSARSRVGAVGTWQFMSGTARIFGLSVGRKVDERKDFYKSTIAAAKYLNELYDRFGDWLLVVAAYNCGPGGVLKAMKVSGREDFWGMQYFLPTESRNHVYKFVATGYILDRFNNFFGVGAAENAAMAIATEAPKAALTEDEIYSTVEFNISGKYKLEAIAKKLDMEVAALDHLNPGFAKTMSGPDNSYDLRIPQEKMKLFMAQKEEILKESLQMTLDDKAVAADKSKFPPPAKRPAVSENTKKTTATHSHKSKKTTKHTTAARKKRSTSAKKK; this comes from the coding sequence ATGAGGAAAATCTTTTTACTAGTGCTGTTGCCCGCGTTGGGAATAGGAAGTGTGAACGCGGCCACAGGCAATAGCAATCCTAAAGGGATCCCAACTTCACCACGACAGGAAATGTCCGATACATCCATCCTGGTGCATAAAGTGAAGTTACCCAAGGACACTACTGTTAGGGCTTCCGCTACCTCCATAGCGGTAAAGAAGGCCGCTGAAAGCCTTCCTTCTAGCATCCGCAGTGCAAAAGTCTATGAGCAGATCAATAACAACATCGTAGCCGGTTACGTAAGCAACTACGCCACCCGCTATAGCCAACATCTGCAATTAATGGTCTCCAGAGGAGAACCCTACTTCGTAATGATCGAAAAGATCTTCCGCGAACATGGTATCCCGGAAGAAATGAAATACCTGGCCGTTATCGAATCCAGCTTCAACACCAGCGCACGCTCCAGAGTAGGCGCCGTAGGAACCTGGCAATTCATGTCCGGTACAGCCAGGATCTTCGGCCTCAGCGTAGGTAGAAAAGTAGACGAACGCAAAGACTTCTACAAATCCACCATCGCCGCCGCCAAATACCTCAACGAATTGTATGACCGCTTCGGCGATTGGCTGCTCGTAGTAGCCGCATACAACTGCGGACCCGGTGGCGTTCTCAAAGCCATGAAAGTAAGCGGCCGCGAAGACTTCTGGGGTATGCAGTATTTCCTGCCCACAGAATCCCGCAACCACGTATACAAATTCGTCGCTACCGGTTATATCCTCGACAGATTCAACAACTTCTTCGGTGTAGGCGCCGCTGAAAATGCCGCTATGGCCATCGCCACAGAAGCTCCTAAAGCAGCTCTCACAGAAGATGAAATATACAGCACCGTAGAATTTAATATCAGCGGTAAGTATAAACTGGAAGCAATCGCTAAGAAACTGGACATGGAAGTGGCCGCACTCGACCACCTCAACCCAGGCTTCGCCAAAACAATGTCCGGCCCGGACAATAGCTATGATTTGCGGATACCACAGGAGAAGATGAAACTCTTCATGGCACAGAAAGAAGAAATACTGAAAGAGTCACTACAAATGACCCTCGACGACAAAGCCGTAGCAGCAGATAAATCTAAGTTCCCCCCACCAGCCAAACGTCCGGCTGTTAGCGAGAACACAAAGAAAACTACCGCTACCCACAGCCATAAGAGCAAGAAAACAACAAAGCATACCACTGCTGCCAGAAAAAAACGTAGCACGTCTGCTAAAAAGAAATAG
- a CDS encoding START-like domain-containing protein translates to MSKKVQYELEFPVRCSPSILYEFLSTPAGLQEWFADKVDFRDNVFSFSWNGSVEEAEVLEQEEEEFIRLHWLHAPKEEFFEFRIQISEVTNETILVVKDFAEKKEIADQSQLWDYQVKDLFHRIGN, encoded by the coding sequence ATGTCAAAGAAAGTGCAATATGAATTGGAATTCCCGGTACGGTGCTCTCCAAGTATCTTATACGAATTCTTGTCTACTCCTGCTGGATTGCAGGAGTGGTTTGCCGACAAAGTGGATTTCAGGGATAATGTTTTTTCTTTTTCCTGGAATGGGTCGGTAGAGGAGGCAGAGGTGCTGGAGCAGGAAGAGGAGGAATTTATAAGATTACATTGGCTGCATGCTCCGAAGGAGGAGTTTTTTGAGTTCCGGATACAGATATCCGAGGTAACGAATGAAACGATCCTGGTGGTAAAGGACTTTGCGGAAAAGAAGGAGATTGCTGACCAGAGCCAGCTTTGGGACTACCAGGTAAAGGATCTTTTCCACCGTATAGGTAACTAG
- a CDS encoding sigma-70 family RNA polymerase sigma factor translates to MRQLKITKSITNRESQSLEKYLQEIGKVDLITPEEEVNLAIRIKQGDQRALEKLTKANLRFVVSVAKQYQNQGLSLSDLINEGNLGLIKAAQRFDETRGFKFISYAVWWIRQSILQALAEQSRIVRLPLNKVGLSNKISKAYSQLEQEFEREPSPDELATILEINTEEVEATLGVAARHVSMDAPFIDGEDNSLLDVLANPNAVNADEELDHHDSLRREIERSLSTLTDRQKDVIILYFGIAVEHPMSLEDIGEKFGLTRERVRQIKDKAITKLRTTSRSKLLRNYLGS, encoded by the coding sequence ATGCGCCAACTCAAAATCACTAAATCCATCACAAACAGGGAATCACAATCCCTGGAAAAGTACTTGCAGGAAATCGGTAAGGTGGATTTAATCACACCAGAGGAGGAAGTGAATCTGGCGATCAGAATCAAACAAGGCGATCAGCGCGCATTGGAAAAGCTGACAAAAGCAAACCTTCGCTTTGTAGTGTCAGTGGCCAAACAGTATCAGAACCAAGGCCTCTCCCTCAGTGATCTCATCAATGAAGGAAACCTCGGTCTGATTAAAGCTGCCCAACGCTTTGACGAAACAAGAGGATTCAAATTCATCTCCTACGCCGTATGGTGGATCCGTCAATCCATCCTCCAGGCACTGGCCGAACAATCCCGCATCGTACGCCTCCCACTCAATAAAGTGGGCCTCAGCAATAAGATCAGCAAAGCATACTCCCAGCTCGAACAGGAATTCGAAAGAGAACCTTCCCCGGATGAACTGGCCACTATCCTCGAAATCAACACAGAAGAGGTAGAAGCCACCCTCGGTGTAGCTGCCCGCCACGTTTCCATGGACGCGCCCTTCATCGATGGCGAAGACAACAGCTTGCTAGACGTACTCGCCAATCCAAACGCCGTTAACGCAGACGAAGAACTGGACCACCACGACTCCCTGCGCCGGGAAATAGAAAGATCCTTGTCCACACTCACCGACCGCCAGAAAGATGTGATCATCCTGTACTTCGGCATCGCCGTAGAACACCCCATGTCCCTCGAAGATATCGGCGAGAAATTCGGCCTCACCAGAGAACGCGTAAGGCAGATCAAAGACAAGGCAATCACTAAACTCAGAACTACCTCCCGCAGCAAACTGCTGCGCAACTATCTCGGTAGCTGA
- a CDS encoding LptF/LptG family permease, with the protein MKKLDKLIIKTFLGPFVATFFVTLFVLVMQFLWKYIDDLVGKGLDTPVIIELLTYTGASLVQLALPLAVLLASIMTFGNLGESFELVALKSSGISLLRFIRPLMFVCAFISFLAFLFANYVIPVANLRAKSLLYDITNSKPAFNIKAGVFYTDIPGYTIKVAQKEKDNKTIHQVMIYDQQSGGGSKLILAKKGTMMLSKDKRFLYFVLEDGWRYEERNNRGYGTPGELIRIGFKQYRKAFDLASFAFNRLDVNLFASNQQMLNVRQLDKAIDSLVKEEKVFSRTVNSYVTSRYPFYKWKDTGWAKTVAPLHVSRFEDIIPIKSRRYSIDRAEQNIRDLQSNLETPAKSYEDKHAIMLLHKVEWQRKFTLAAACLVMFLIGAPLGSIIRKGGLGTPLVFAVIFFVIFNIFFMVGEKMARKDVMTTWSGMWLSNIVLLPIAAFLIYKAMNDSQLFNKEYYFRILHKIRKFLQKYKAKPTT; encoded by the coding sequence GTGAAAAAACTGGACAAACTCATCATAAAAACTTTCCTGGGGCCTTTTGTGGCTACATTCTTTGTGACCCTGTTCGTTTTGGTGATGCAGTTTTTGTGGAAATACATTGATGACCTGGTTGGTAAGGGGTTGGATACGCCGGTTATCATTGAGTTGCTGACGTATACGGGAGCGAGCCTGGTGCAGTTGGCGTTGCCGCTGGCGGTGCTGTTGGCTTCGATCATGACCTTTGGTAACCTGGGGGAGAGTTTTGAGTTGGTGGCGTTGAAGTCGTCGGGGATTTCGTTGTTACGATTTATCCGGCCGTTGATGTTTGTGTGTGCTTTTATTTCCTTCCTGGCTTTTTTATTTGCCAACTATGTGATCCCGGTGGCGAACCTGCGCGCCAAGTCGTTGTTGTACGACATTACCAATTCCAAACCTGCTTTTAATATCAAGGCCGGGGTATTCTATACGGATATTCCGGGTTATACGATCAAGGTTGCTCAGAAGGAGAAAGATAACAAGACCATTCACCAGGTGATGATCTATGATCAGCAATCGGGGGGTGGCAGTAAGTTGATACTGGCGAAGAAGGGGACGATGATGTTATCGAAGGATAAGCGTTTCCTTTATTTTGTACTGGAGGATGGCTGGCGTTATGAGGAGCGGAACAACCGGGGTTATGGTACGCCGGGGGAGTTGATCCGGATAGGGTTCAAGCAGTACCGGAAGGCGTTTGACCTGGCTTCTTTTGCCTTTAACCGATTGGATGTGAACCTGTTTGCTTCTAACCAGCAGATGTTGAATGTGCGGCAGTTGGACAAGGCGATCGATTCTTTGGTGAAGGAGGAGAAGGTATTTTCGCGGACAGTGAACTCATATGTGACGTCACGTTATCCTTTTTACAAGTGGAAGGATACGGGATGGGCGAAGACGGTGGCTCCCTTGCATGTGTCGCGGTTTGAGGACATAATACCGATCAAATCCAGGCGTTATAGTATAGACCGGGCGGAGCAGAATATCCGGGACCTGCAGAGTAACCTGGAGACTCCTGCCAAAAGTTATGAGGACAAGCACGCTATTATGTTGCTACATAAGGTAGAATGGCAGCGTAAGTTTACGTTGGCAGCGGCATGTCTGGTGATGTTCCTGATAGGTGCTCCGCTGGGGTCTATCATCCGGAAGGGTGGTTTGGGTACACCATTGGTGTTTGCGGTGATCTTTTTTGTAATTTTTAACATTTTCTTTATGGTAGGGGAAAAGATGGCCCGGAAGGACGTGATGACCACGTGGAGCGGGATGTGGCTGTCTAACATTGTGCTCCTACCCATAGCTGCGTTCCTCATTTATAAGGCCATGAATGACTCGCAACTGTTCAATAAAGAATATTATTTTCGGATATTGCATAAAATACGAAAGTTCTTACAGAAGTATAAGGCAAAACCTACAACCTAA
- the rplS gene encoding 50S ribosomal protein L19, which yields MNAISFVHEQLTAKKQYPKFKAGDNVTVNYKIVEGNKERIQSFKGDVLKIQGNGATVSFTVRKISDGVGVERVFPLFSPNIDSIVLNKVGKVRRARLFYLRERAGKAARIKEKRV from the coding sequence ATGAACGCTATTTCTTTTGTTCACGAGCAGTTGACTGCTAAAAAGCAATACCCGAAGTTTAAAGCCGGTGACAACGTTACCGTTAACTATAAAATTGTGGAAGGTAACAAGGAGAGAATCCAGTCCTTCAAGGGTGATGTATTAAAGATCCAAGGTAACGGCGCTACCGTGTCCTTTACCGTAAGAAAGATCTCTGATGGAGTAGGGGTGGAAAGAGTGTTCCCCTTATTTTCACCTAACATCGATTCTATCGTACTGAATAAAGTAGGTAAGGTGAGAAGAGCAAGACTGTTCTACCTGCGTGAACGCGCCGGTAAAGCAGCCCGTATTAAAGAGAAAAGGGTTTAG
- the trmD gene encoding tRNA (guanosine(37)-N1)-methyltransferase TrmD — protein MRIDIITVLPELLESPLSHSIMKRAQQKGLLEVHVHHLREFSTLKHQQVDDYQFGGGAGMVMMLEPMVKAIEHLQSQVTYDEIIYLTPDGNTLNQRMANQLSLKGNLLMICGHYKGIDERIREHFVTMEISIGDFVLSGGELAAAVLVDAIGRLLPGVLNDETSALFDSFQDNLLAPPVYTRPEEFRGWKVPEVLLSGDHKKIDDWRHEKALERTKQRRPDLLH, from the coding sequence ATGCGGATAGATATTATTACCGTACTGCCGGAATTACTGGAAAGCCCCCTTTCCCATTCCATCATGAAACGGGCACAACAAAAAGGATTACTGGAAGTACACGTACACCACCTCCGGGAATTCTCTACCCTGAAACACCAACAGGTAGATGACTACCAGTTCGGGGGCGGCGCAGGCATGGTCATGATGCTCGAACCCATGGTCAAAGCCATCGAACACCTCCAGTCACAAGTCACCTACGATGAGATCATCTATCTCACCCCCGATGGCAATACCCTCAACCAACGCATGGCCAACCAGCTATCCCTCAAAGGAAACCTGCTGATGATCTGCGGACACTATAAAGGCATCGACGAACGCATCCGCGAACACTTCGTCACCATGGAAATATCCATCGGCGATTTCGTCCTCTCCGGCGGAGAACTCGCAGCTGCCGTACTCGTCGACGCCATCGGCCGCCTCCTGCCTGGCGTACTCAACGACGAAACATCCGCCTTGTTCGACTCCTTCCAGGACAACCTGCTGGCACCTCCCGTATACACCCGCCCCGAAGAATTCCGCGGCTGGAAAGTGCCGGAAGTACTGCTCAGCGGCGATCACAAAAAAATCGACGACTGGCGCCACGAAAAAGCCCTGGAACGAACCAAACAACGACGCCCCGACCTTTTACACTAA
- the rpsP gene encoding 30S ribosomal protein S16: MPVKIRLQRHGAKKRPFYFIVVADARAPRDGKFIQKIGTYNPLTVPASINIDTQKALRWLQKGAQPTDTVRRILSFKGVLYLKHLLRGVKLGLFDEPVAYQKFEQWQAEHEQKVAARRDSHKKARIAQPVVRKVEDAPAAPSAPAAEGEDA, encoded by the coding sequence ATGCCAGTAAAGATCAGATTACAGAGACATGGCGCTAAGAAGAGACCATTCTATTTTATTGTTGTAGCCGATGCACGTGCGCCCCGTGATGGTAAATTCATCCAAAAGATCGGTACCTACAACCCTTTAACTGTTCCGGCATCTATCAACATAGATACCCAAAAGGCACTCCGCTGGTTACAGAAAGGTGCTCAGCCTACTGACACAGTTAGAAGGATCCTCTCTTTCAAAGGTGTATTATACCTGAAACACCTCCTGAGAGGCGTGAAACTCGGCCTGTTCGATGAGCCCGTTGCCTACCAGAAATTTGAGCAATGGCAAGCCGAACACGAGCAGAAAGTCGCTGCACGCCGCGATTCTCACAAAAAAGCTAGAATAGCTCAGCCTGTTGTAAGAAAAGTAGAAGATGCTCCGGCAGCTCCTAGCGCTCCTGCAGCAGAAGGCGAAGATGCATAA
- the ffh gene encoding signal recognition particle protein, translating to MFESLSERLDSAFKQLKGEGRISEINVATTVKEIRRALVDADVNYKIAKEFTDRVKDKALGEKVITAISPGQLMVKIVKDELAELMGGTEAELDLKVNPAIILIAGLQGSGKTTFSGKLASFLKSKKGKKPLLVAADIYRPAAIDQLKVLGGQIDVEVYSEPETKDAVQIAENAIKQAKQNGNNVIIIDTAGRLAVDEAMMTEVANIKSAVKPTGILFVVDSMTGQDAVNTAKAFNERLDFTGVVLTKLDGDTRGGAALTIRYTVEKPIMFVSMGEKLDTLDVFYPERMAQRILGMGDITTLVERAQAQFNEEQAKKLEKKIRQNQFDFEDFREQLQQIKKMGNLKDLMGMIPGVGKAIKDIDISDDAFKGIEAMINSMTPQERANPDLIDGGRRRRIAAGAGKQIQDVNQFMKQFDQMRQMMKMMNKFGASGKGLKSLGR from the coding sequence ATGTTTGAATCATTATCAGAGAGGCTCGATTCAGCGTTTAAACAGCTGAAAGGAGAAGGACGGATCAGTGAAATCAACGTGGCCACTACCGTAAAAGAGATCCGCCGCGCACTGGTAGATGCGGATGTTAACTACAAAATAGCCAAAGAATTTACCGATAGAGTAAAGGATAAAGCCCTGGGCGAAAAAGTAATTACCGCCATCTCCCCAGGCCAACTCATGGTCAAGATCGTAAAAGATGAACTGGCCGAACTCATGGGCGGCACAGAAGCAGAACTCGATCTGAAAGTAAACCCAGCTATCATACTCATCGCAGGGCTGCAAGGTTCCGGTAAAACCACCTTCTCCGGCAAACTCGCCAGCTTCCTCAAATCCAAAAAAGGAAAGAAACCCCTCCTCGTAGCCGCAGATATCTACCGCCCCGCAGCGATAGATCAACTGAAAGTACTCGGAGGCCAGATCGACGTCGAAGTATACAGCGAACCCGAAACTAAAGATGCCGTACAGATCGCCGAAAATGCGATCAAACAAGCCAAACAGAACGGTAACAACGTCATCATCATCGATACCGCCGGCCGTCTCGCCGTAGATGAAGCCATGATGACCGAGGTCGCCAACATCAAATCCGCCGTAAAACCAACCGGTATCCTCTTCGTCGTAGACTCCATGACAGGACAGGATGCCGTTAATACCGCCAAAGCTTTCAACGAAAGACTTGACTTCACCGGCGTCGTACTCACCAAACTAGATGGTGATACCAGAGGTGGAGCCGCCCTCACCATCCGCTATACCGTCGAAAAACCCATCATGTTCGTCAGCATGGGGGAAAAATTGGACACCCTCGATGTGTTCTATCCCGAACGTATGGCCCAGCGTATATTAGGGATGGGGGATATCACCACCCTGGTAGAACGCGCCCAGGCCCAGTTCAATGAAGAACAGGCCAAAAAACTGGAGAAAAAAATCCGCCAAAACCAATTCGACTTCGAAGACTTCAGAGAACAACTCCAGCAAATTAAAAAAATGGGTAACCTCAAAGACCTCATGGGCATGATCCCCGGCGTCGGAAAGGCTATCAAAGATATCGATATCAGCGACGATGCCTTTAAAGGCATCGAAGCCATGATCAACTCCATGACTCCCCAGGAAAGAGCCAACCCCGATCTCATCGACGGGGGCCGCCGCCGCCGCATCGCCGCAGGTGCAGGCAAACAAATCCAGGATGTCAACCAGTTTATGAAACAATTCGACCAAATGCGCCAAATGATGAAAATGATGAATAAGTTCGGCGCAAGCGGAAAAGGCCTCAAATCCTTAGGCCGGTAA
- the gatA gene encoding Asp-tRNA(Asn)/Glu-tRNA(Gln) amidotransferase subunit GatA gives MSAFSSITGLHKALYAGSITCTEIVQHYLDRIAASRQLNAYLEVYEDEALTRAASLDARIKAGEQLGPLGGVVIGIKDVICYKGHAVSAASNMLKGFISLYSATAVERLLDADAIIIGNLNCDEFAMGSTNENSAYGPVLNALDESRVPGGSSGGSAVAVQADLCLLSLGSDTGGSVRQPADFCGIVGLKPTYGRISRHGLIAYASSFDQIGIFGKNIADVAAVLQVIAGPDEYDSTASTREVPTYITGLHNKTLKLAYLRDAVHHNGLDPEMKAGYLNFFEELEAAGHSITAADFEYLDYIVPAYYVLTTAEASSNLSRYDGVKYGHRTAQNHLDLADFYKKSRSEGFGLEVKRRILLGSFVLSAGYYDAYYTKAQQVRRLVVDKLTGILSQYDAIVMPTVPSTAFKIGEKTNDPIAMYLADIYTVLANLAGMPAISVPLNRHSNGMPYGVQIITKKFDEAGLLNTAQQIMQLKQVDMQA, from the coding sequence TTGTCAGCATTCAGTAGCATCACAGGTCTGCACAAAGCACTATACGCCGGCAGCATCACCTGCACAGAGATAGTACAGCACTACCTGGACCGCATCGCGGCATCCAGACAGCTGAACGCATACCTCGAAGTATACGAAGATGAAGCCCTGACCCGTGCCGCCAGCCTCGATGCCCGCATCAAAGCCGGCGAACAACTGGGCCCGCTGGGCGGTGTAGTAATAGGCATCAAAGACGTTATTTGCTACAAAGGACATGCCGTTAGCGCAGCATCAAATATGCTCAAAGGATTCATCTCCCTCTACTCCGCTACCGCAGTAGAAAGACTCCTGGACGCCGACGCTATTATAATAGGTAACCTCAACTGCGACGAGTTCGCTATGGGCTCCACCAACGAAAACTCCGCTTACGGTCCCGTCCTCAACGCACTGGACGAAAGTAGAGTACCGGGTGGATCTTCCGGTGGCTCCGCAGTAGCCGTACAAGCAGATCTCTGCCTCCTCAGCCTGGGTAGCGATACCGGCGGCTCCGTACGGCAACCAGCCGATTTTTGCGGCATCGTAGGCCTTAAACCTACGTACGGCAGAATATCCCGGCACGGACTTATCGCCTACGCGTCATCTTTTGATCAGATAGGCATTTTTGGCAAGAATATTGCAGATGTTGCGGCTGTTCTACAAGTGATCGCAGGCCCTGATGAATATGATAGCACCGCCTCCACAAGAGAAGTGCCAACATATATCACCGGCTTACACAATAAAACCCTTAAATTAGCGTATTTAAGGGATGCCGTTCACCACAATGGCCTGGATCCCGAAATGAAAGCGGGATATCTAAATTTCTTTGAAGAGCTGGAGGCCGCTGGCCACTCCATCACCGCAGCGGATTTCGAATACCTCGACTACATAGTCCCGGCATATTATGTCCTGACTACCGCCGAGGCCTCCTCCAATTTATCCCGTTACGACGGCGTTAAATACGGACACAGAACCGCACAAAACCATCTCGATCTGGCTGATTTCTACAAGAAAAGCCGCTCAGAAGGATTCGGACTGGAAGTGAAACGACGCATATTGCTGGGAAGTTTTGTATTAAGCGCAGGCTATTACGATGCCTACTATACAAAAGCACAACAGGTAAGAAGACTGGTAGTAGATAAATTAACAGGAATACTGTCACAATACGATGCAATAGTAATGCCAACTGTTCCATCCACAGCATTTAAGATAGGAGAAAAGACCAACGATCCAATAGCGATGTACCTGGCCGATATCTATACCGTATTGGCCAATCTGGCAGGTATGCCAGCAATATCAGTACCGCTGAACAGGCACTCGAACGGAATGCCTTATGGTGTACAGATCATCACAAAGAAGTTTGATGAAGCAGGCTTGTTGAACACCGCACAACAAATAATGCAACTGAAACAGGTTGATATGCAAGCATAA
- the rimM gene encoding ribosome maturation factor RimM (Essential for efficient processing of 16S rRNA), giving the protein MNNYFSIGKIVATFGLQGELILKHSLGKKTTLKGVEAIFLEERRDSFIPYFLQKTTAKDVTQTYIKLEGIDSKEMAQKLTQTTVYLAESDFKQQAAAAAPLSLLGYTVEDQQLGLLGIIEEVIEMPLQVLAKVTIQDKEALLPLNEQSLVKVDKKQQLVIVNLPEGLLDIYLNS; this is encoded by the coding sequence ATGAACAATTACTTCAGCATAGGAAAGATAGTCGCTACCTTCGGCCTGCAAGGCGAATTGATCCTCAAACACAGCCTGGGTAAAAAAACAACCCTCAAAGGCGTAGAGGCCATTTTCCTCGAAGAACGCAGAGATAGCTTCATCCCCTATTTCCTGCAGAAAACAACCGCCAAAGACGTCACCCAGACCTATATCAAACTCGAAGGCATCGACAGCAAAGAGATGGCACAAAAACTGACGCAAACAACCGTATACCTCGCCGAATCCGATTTTAAACAACAGGCCGCCGCCGCCGCCCCCCTGTCACTACTGGGATATACCGTAGAAGACCAACAGCTCGGCCTCCTCGGAATTATCGAAGAAGTCATCGAAATGCCCCTCCAGGTACTGGCTAAAGTGACCATCCAGGACAAAGAAGCCCTGCTGCCACTCAACGAACAGTCCCTCGTCAAAGTCGATAAAAAACAACAACTGGTAATTGTCAACCTGCCCGAAGGGCTGCTGGATATATACTTGAATAGCTAA
- a CDS encoding cation:proton antiporter domain-containing protein → MNRRILLYLLIIGVFGGLSWWIIREGQHLPFKALVPPSHATLLGGSFNWRQLFDNVKHPLSILLIQVIVIMLASRFFSWLAGTIRQPAVVGEVVAGICLGPSLLGWLAPDVFAFLFPSQGLSSLQFLSQIGLTFFMFVIGMELDTHQVKTKAHDAIMISHVSIVFPFFLGITLSYFLFNRFAPANVSFLSFSLFMGIAMSITAFPVLARIVQERKLGGTPLGILAITCAAADDVTAWCILAVVVAIVKASGLWSAAVTIVLALVFVVAMIKWVKPWLQRTEQRLSAKGGDKAVISLIFLVLLASACVAEIIGIHALFGAFLAGVIMPDKVEIKHKLTDKVEDISVLVLLPIFFAFTGLRTHIGLLSQGHLWTVFGLVMLVAVGGKLGGSTITAKLVGQNWTDALAIGALMNTRGLMELIVLNIGYDLGILSPEIFAILVLMAIATTFMTGPLLDLVDRLGSAQMSHSRSSL, encoded by the coding sequence ATGAATAGAAGAATACTACTGTACCTGTTGATCATTGGTGTATTTGGCGGATTAAGCTGGTGGATTATCAGGGAAGGGCAGCATTTGCCTTTTAAGGCGTTAGTGCCGCCATCCCATGCCACTCTTTTGGGAGGTTCTTTCAATTGGCGTCAGTTATTCGATAATGTAAAACATCCCCTTAGTATTTTATTGATACAGGTAATCGTGATCATGCTGGCCTCCCGCTTTTTCAGTTGGCTGGCGGGTACTATACGTCAACCGGCGGTGGTAGGTGAAGTGGTGGCGGGTATTTGTTTGGGGCCTTCTTTACTTGGCTGGCTGGCGCCGGATGTATTCGCTTTTTTATTTCCGTCGCAAGGGCTTAGTTCGTTACAGTTCCTGAGTCAGATAGGGCTTACCTTTTTCATGTTTGTGATCGGGATGGAGTTGGATACGCATCAGGTGAAGACGAAGGCGCATGATGCTATTATGATCAGTCATGTCAGTATTGTGTTTCCATTTTTCCTGGGCATTACGCTTTCTTATTTCTTATTCAACCGGTTTGCGCCGGCTAATGTCAGCTTTTTATCTTTTTCGCTGTTCATGGGTATTGCGATGAGCATTACGGCGTTTCCGGTGCTTGCGCGTATTGTGCAGGAGCGGAAGCTGGGAGGTACGCCATTGGGAATCCTGGCTATTACCTGTGCGGCGGCGGATGATGTGACGGCCTGGTGTATCCTGGCGGTAGTAGTAGCGATTGTAAAGGCCAGTGGTTTGTGGAGTGCGGCGGTGACGATTGTATTGGCGCTGGTATTTGTGGTGGCGATGATAAAATGGGTGAAGCCATGGTTACAGCGTACGGAGCAGCGTTTAAGTGCCAAGGGAGGAGATAAGGCAGTTATTTCGCTGATTTTCCTGGTGTTGCTGGCATCTGCCTGTGTCGCGGAGATCATAGGTATACATGCTCTTTTTGGTGCATTCCTGGCCGGGGTGATTATGCCTGATAAGGTAGAGATCAAACATAAGTTGACTGATAAGGTGGAGGACATCAGTGTGTTGGTGTTGTTACCGATCTTTTTTGCTTTTACTGGTTTAAGGACGCATATCGGATTATTATCCCAGGGGCATTTGTGGACTGTTTTCGGGCTGGTGATGCTGGTAGCGGTGGGTGGTAAGTTAGGAGGCAGTACTATTACGGCCAAGCTGGTAGGTCAAAACTGGACGGATGCGCTTGCTATTGGAGCTTTGATGAATACGCGGGGGTTGATGGAGTTAATTGTACTGAACATTGGTTATGATCTGGGGATATTGTCTCCTGAGATCTTTGCTATATTGGTGTTGATGGCAATAGCTACTACCTTTATGACGGGGCCATTACTGGATCTGGTGGATCGCTTGGGTAGTGCGCAGATGAGTCATAGCCGTTCTTCTTTATAG
- a CDS encoding Sec-independent protein translocase subunit TatA/TatB — MTAVFVKSPLLLFQDLGMTELLLIALVVLLLFGGRKIPELMRGLGKGIREFNDAKNNVRQEIEDGIKERPAATDTQKNA, encoded by the coding sequence ATGACTGCTGTTTTTGTAAAATCTCCACTTTTACTGTTCCAGGATCTGGGTATGACAGAACTGCTTTTGATAGCTTTAGTAGTGTTGCTGCTGTTCGGTGGTAGAAAAATTCCTGAACTGATGCGTGGGTTAGGTAAAGGTATCCGCGAATTCAACGATGCCAAAAACAACGTGCGCCAGGAAATTGAAGATGGTATCAAAGAGCGCCCAGCCGCCACAGATACTCAGAAAAACGCCTAA